A single Desulfovibrio piger DNA region contains:
- the pth gene encoding aminoacyl-tRNA hydrolase, whose product MDFGGVVVGLGNPGNQYAGTRHNCGFAFVENLLDHARREGGQVQSQNGGKFSCELWRLRYAALPGDWLAAMPQTFMNLSGQCVQPLLAWHKIRPDQLVVVHDELDIPAGELRFKKGGGNAGHNGLKSITQLLGTPDFYRLRIGIGRPPQKGDVINWVLGRPDSEDAEKIRAAIHKALDILEIFAGKGLEAAVRATRS is encoded by the coding sequence ATGGATTTTGGTGGTGTCGTCGTTGGTTTGGGCAATCCCGGCAACCAGTACGCCGGGACGCGCCATAATTGCGGCTTTGCCTTCGTGGAAAACCTGCTGGATCATGCCCGCCGGGAAGGCGGGCAGGTACAGAGCCAGAACGGAGGCAAGTTTTCCTGTGAGCTGTGGCGTCTGCGCTATGCGGCTTTGCCCGGCGACTGGCTGGCGGCCATGCCCCAGACCTTCATGAACCTGAGCGGCCAGTGCGTCCAGCCCCTGCTGGCCTGGCACAAGATCCGCCCGGATCAGCTCGTTGTGGTGCATGATGAGCTGGATATCCCTGCCGGAGAGCTGCGTTTCAAAAAAGGCGGCGGCAATGCGGGCCACAACGGGCTCAAGTCCATCACCCAGCTGCTGGGGACGCCGGATTTCTACCGACTGCGCATCGGCATCGGGCGTCCGCCCCAGAAGGGGGATGTCATCAACTGGGTGCTGGGGCGTCCTGACAGTGAAGATGCCGAAAAAATACGGGCAGCTATCCATAAGGCACTTGATATTTTGGAGATATTTGCCGGCAAAGGGCTGGAAGCCGCCGTACGGGCGACCCGCTCCTGA
- a CDS encoding alpha/beta hydrolase, with the protein MPSLPPLQQHTLRNGNRQVCIELWPRPGAACLVFYPGTMFCPLQYRTFLHSLWKNGLAVAALHLTGHGLNPHHRLFTFSDLLRDGLDAEQWLRDKGIGPLLLGGHSQGGILAMAHASRSRQMRACFAFSGIFPQSRRAIELTRFAPWAAQRQRLLAGLKILSTCLPRLPLPVFSYLSVKKILGGCLRLPLDRRQARTSYPLSFLYSLFTASVASTVHCPFYLFNARDDALFTRPLIEETFAAVTAPEKHCIWLPRGGHLAILSPVVAARTAAHVAVLASGHGLPLSLHL; encoded by the coding sequence ATGCCCAGTCTCCCTCCCCTGCAGCAACACACCCTGCGCAACGGCAACCGGCAGGTATGCATCGAATTATGGCCCAGACCTGGCGCGGCCTGCCTTGTTTTCTATCCGGGGACCATGTTCTGCCCGCTGCAGTATCGGACGTTCCTGCACAGTCTCTGGAAAAACGGTCTTGCCGTCGCGGCCCTGCATCTTACCGGGCATGGCCTCAACCCGCATCACCGCCTGTTCACCTTTTCCGATCTGCTGCGGGACGGACTGGACGCGGAACAGTGGCTGCGCGACAAGGGTATCGGTCCCCTGCTTCTTGGCGGACACAGCCAGGGGGGGATCCTGGCCATGGCCCATGCATCCCGCAGCCGGCAGATGCGGGCCTGCTTCGCCTTCAGCGGGATCTTCCCGCAAAGCCGCCGGGCCATCGAGCTGACCCGTTTTGCCCCCTGGGCGGCGCAACGCCAGCGCCTGCTTGCCGGTCTGAAGATACTCAGTACCTGCCTGCCCCGACTGCCGTTGCCCGTGTTCAGTTATCTGTCGGTCAAAAAGATCCTTGGCGGCTGTCTGCGGCTGCCCCTGGATCGCCGTCAGGCCAGGACGAGTTATCCCTTGTCCTTTCTGTACTCACTGTTCACTGCCTCGGTGGCGTCCACGGTCCACTGTCCGTTCTATCTTTTCAATGCCCGTGATGATGCCCTGTTCACCAGGCCTTTGATCGAGGAGACGTTCGCCGCGGTGACGGCCCCGGAAAAACATTGTATCTGGCTGCCTCGCGGCGGTCATCTGGCCATCCTTTCCCCTGTCGTGGCCGCCAGGACTGCTGCCCATGTGGCGGTTCTGGCCAGCGGGCACGGCCTTCCACTCTCTCTTCACCTGTAA
- a CDS encoding CarD family transcriptional regulator: protein MFTSEQLVVYPAQGVGQIERIDSQNIGGSACDFYIVRIRANSITLMVPVKNASNVGLRTLVSTKEAEHIWNALRNNPQQTVHTGQNWNRRFREYSERLKSPDLSIVANVLRELLLIGRTKDLSFGERRLLEQAMSLVTGELGEVLHTEQRDLQSELISLYSPPAKQPASTAH from the coding sequence ATGTTTACATCCGAACAGCTTGTAGTGTACCCAGCTCAAGGAGTGGGCCAGATAGAGCGCATCGACAGCCAGAATATTGGTGGTTCGGCGTGCGATTTCTATATCGTGCGCATCAGGGCCAACAGTATCACCCTCATGGTGCCTGTCAAAAATGCCTCTAATGTCGGTCTGCGCACCCTGGTCAGCACCAAGGAAGCAGAGCACATCTGGAACGCGCTGCGCAACAATCCCCAGCAGACCGTCCACACGGGGCAGAACTGGAACCGGCGCTTTCGCGAATACTCCGAGCGTCTCAAGAGCCCGGATCTGTCCATCGTCGCCAATGTACTGCGCGAACTCCTCCTCATCGGCCGGACCAAGGATCTCTCCTTTGGTGAGCGGCGCCTTCTGGAACAGGCCATGAGCCTTGTTACCGGAGAACTGGGAGAAGTTCTCCATACGGAACAGCGGGACCTGCAGTCCGAGCTCATCTCCCTCTATTCCCCGCCTGCCAAGCAGCCTGCAAGCACTGCGCATTAA